A region of the Lujinxingia litoralis genome:
GGCGGAGAAGACGTCGGGGAAGCGGGTATGCTGGAGGGTGTGGCGGTCGACCTCGACCCAACCGCCGGCGTCGGCCAGGGGGCTGGTTTTGATGAAGTCCGGCGCGCTCTGAGGCGGGGTGATATGGAGCATCTCGTAGGGGAGTTCCAGGGGGGCTTCGCCATGGAGGCTCTCAAAGACGGCGAGCTTCTCGTCGGGGCGCACCTCAATGAGGTTGCGGCCGAAGTGGGTGTGGATGTCGCGTTCGGCGACGAGTTTTTGCAGGGCCTTTTTGTACTTTTCGACGCCGAAGATTGCGCCGCCGGAGCTTACGAAGTGCACATCGGCCCGGTCGCGGAGCCCCTGTTTTTGGAGGTAGTGCTCGGAGATCCACATGATTTTTTGGGGTGCGCCGCCGCATTTGACGGTGCCTCTGGGGAAGGTGAAGAGGGCGTTGCCAGCGCGGAAGTTTTGGAGGGCCTCCCAGGTGGAGTTGACGGTGTCGTAGGCGTAGTTGGAGCAGATGCCACCCTGGCCCATGTGGCCGTCGAGGCCTTTGATCTTGTGCCAGTCGAGCTGGAGGCCGGGGGCGACGATGAGCTGGTCGTAGGAGTAGGTGCGGCCTTCGGCGGTGGTGACGCTGTGGGCGTCGGGAGCGAAGGTGGCGGCGGGCTCTTTGAGCCAGGTGACGCCGGGAGGGATCACCTCGCTCATGGGCTTGCGGGTGTGCTCGCGGGTAAATACGCCGCCGCCGACCAGGGTCCACAGGGGCTGGTAGTAGTGCCAGTCGGCGGGCTCAAGGATGGCCACGTGCAGGGGGGCGTCTCCCGAGGAGAGGCGCGCGGCGGCGGAGATGCCGGCGGCGCCGCCGCCGACGATGAGGATGTCGTAGTGGGAGGTCATCAGGGGCTCCTGTGGGGGCAAGCGTGGGAAAAGACGGTGGCGAGGCGTTTAGCCGGGGAGCTGGCGCGGAGCGTCGGCGTCGGCCAGGGCGGCACCGAAGGCGCGGGCGACTTCCAGGGCGAAGCCGAGCGCGCGGCGCACGTT
Encoded here:
- a CDS encoding NAD(P)/FAD-dependent oxidoreductase gives rise to the protein MTSHYDILIVGGGAAGISAAARLSSGDAPLHVAILEPADWHYYQPLWTLVGGGVFTREHTRKPMSEVIPPGVTWLKEPAATFAPDAHSVTTAEGRTYSYDQLIVAPGLQLDWHKIKGLDGHMGQGGICSNYAYDTVNSTWEALQNFRAGNALFTFPRGTVKCGGAPQKIMWISEHYLQKQGLRDRADVHFVSSGGAIFGVEKYKKALQKLVAERDIHTHFGRNLIEVRPDEKLAVFESLHGEAPLELPYEMLHITPPQSAPDFIKTSPLADAGGWVEVDRHTLQHTRFPDVFSAGDASSLPTAKTGAAIRKQVPVLVANLLARRQGRPLTAAYHGYTSCPLVTGYGRLILAEFDYDGNPVESFPFDQAQERYSMYALKAYMLPEMYWHGMLKGRA